One window of the Flavobacteriaceae bacterium YJPT1-3 genome contains the following:
- a CDS encoding CvpA family protein gives MSTLDIVLGILLLLGLFQGFRKGFFVEAASLIGLLAGIYGAIHFSYFAADYLVERTDWSEQTINLAAFAITFILIVVVVSLAGKLLTKMANFAALGLINKLLGAGFGLLKTAFILSVIIMFLGAAGERLQLIDQEDKENSILYRPVASIAPAFLPAILKTARDTDLYDVAPTEEQQI, from the coding sequence ATGAGCACATTGGATATCGTGTTGGGCATTCTACTGCTACTTGGCCTTTTTCAGGGCTTTCGCAAGGGATTCTTTGTAGAGGCAGCCTCCTTGATTGGACTTTTGGCCGGTATTTATGGCGCCATCCATTTCTCGTATTTCGCTGCTGATTATTTAGTGGAACGCACCGATTGGAGTGAGCAAACCATAAATCTGGCCGCTTTCGCCATTACGTTTATACTTATTGTCGTCGTGGTTTCCTTAGCCGGTAAACTATTGACCAAAATGGCCAATTTTGCGGCGCTGGGACTCATCAATAAGTTATTGGGAGCCGGCTTCGGATTGCTGAAAACAGCGTTTATACTCAGTGTGATCATTATGTTTCTGGGAGCCGCAGGAGAGCGTCTTCAATTGATCGACCAGGAGGACAAAGAAAACTCCATCTTATACAGACCTGTAGCCTCTATCGCTCCGGCCTTTCTTCCGGCCATCCTCAAAACTGCTCGAGACACTGACCTCTATGATGTGGCGCCTACAGAAGAACAGCAGATCTAA
- a CDS encoding VWA domain-containing protein, which yields MFDNFQFENPEYFWLLLLLPIAIGWYIWKRKQQTASLSLSAVQGFKRTTSWLARLKPLLFGLRLIALGLLITALARPRSVEVSTRAKKTEGIDIVIAIDVSASMLAKDLRPNRLESLKRVGAEFINDRPNDRIGLVEYAGESYTKTPITSDKSIVLSALKSIRYNNIIEGGTAIGMGLATAVNRLKDSRASSKVVILMTDGVNNAGFIDPKIASELAQEFNIKVYTIGVGTNGMALSPIGLRPDGSFQYGNVQVEIDEELLQEIASVTGGKYFRATDNQKLAEIYDEINKLEKTEIEEFKFTNYEELFRPFVILAGLFILVEILLRQTVFKGFI from the coding sequence CAATTTGAGAATCCTGAATACTTCTGGCTACTTCTGTTGCTGCCTATTGCTATTGGCTGGTACATCTGGAAACGCAAACAGCAGACCGCCTCGCTCTCCTTGTCGGCGGTTCAGGGATTTAAGCGCACAACTTCTTGGCTAGCCAGGCTAAAACCATTGCTTTTCGGACTACGATTGATCGCCTTGGGTCTGTTGATCACGGCTTTGGCGCGTCCCAGAAGTGTTGAAGTTTCGACACGAGCAAAAAAAACAGAAGGGATCGATATTGTCATTGCAATTGACGTTTCAGCCAGTATGTTAGCTAAAGACTTACGACCCAATCGGCTGGAATCGCTGAAAAGAGTAGGCGCTGAATTCATTAACGATCGTCCCAATGATCGTATCGGTCTGGTAGAATATGCGGGGGAGAGTTACACCAAGACGCCTATCACCAGTGATAAATCAATTGTACTCAGTGCGTTGAAAAGCATTCGATACAACAATATCATTGAAGGAGGTACGGCGATCGGAATGGGTTTAGCCACGGCGGTCAATCGATTAAAAGATAGTCGCGCTTCAAGCAAGGTGGTCATCTTGATGACAGATGGAGTGAACAACGCCGGATTCATTGATCCCAAGATCGCTAGCGAATTGGCGCAAGAATTCAATATCAAAGTGTATACCATAGGGGTGGGTACGAACGGCATGGCCCTTTCACCCATAGGACTGCGCCCGGATGGTAGTTTTCAATACGGAAATGTACAGGTAGAGATCGACGAAGAGTTGTTGCAGGAAATTGCGTCAGTAACAGGAGGGAAATATTTTAGAGCAACTGACAATCAAAAATTAGCCGAGATCTACGATGAGATCAACAAGTTGGAAAAGACGGAGATCGAGGAATTTAAGTTTACCAATTATGAAGAGTTATTTAGACCGTTCGTCATTTTGGCGGGTCTGTTCATTTTGGTAGAGATTTTGCTACGGCAAACGGTGTTTAAAGGATTTATTTAA
- a CDS encoding SH3 domain-containing protein, translating into MKSYQAALETGYEASALYYNLGNAHYKLNNVAPSIYYFEKALQLAPGDEEIQNNLKYAENLRVDVVEQLPENAVKKFVNRMVSIFSTKGWAVTTILFVSLFTLFFLLYYFALSTQKKRLYFTAFCVCALVAILAFGFSNYAFAKAKSDRPAIIYAQEVAVKAAPQLSSENAFTLHAGTKVQVLESIKNWKRIRLADGKLGWIPETELKEL; encoded by the coding sequence ATTAAAAGTTATCAAGCGGCTTTAGAGACTGGTTACGAGGCTTCAGCCTTGTACTACAATCTGGGCAATGCCCATTACAAATTGAACAATGTAGCTCCCAGCATCTACTATTTCGAAAAAGCCCTGCAATTAGCCCCTGGCGACGAAGAGATTCAAAATAATTTGAAATACGCTGAAAACCTAAGGGTCGATGTGGTGGAGCAGCTCCCGGAAAATGCAGTAAAAAAATTCGTCAATCGCATGGTGTCGATTTTCTCTACAAAAGGTTGGGCGGTTACAACCATTCTATTCGTATCGCTCTTTACCTTGTTTTTTCTGCTGTATTATTTTGCGCTGAGTACTCAGAAAAAACGGTTATACTTTACCGCTTTCTGTGTGTGCGCACTGGTGGCTATTCTAGCTTTTGGTTTTTCGAATTACGCTTTCGCGAAAGCAAAATCGGACCGACCAGCTATCATTTACGCTCAGGAAGTCGCGGTGAAGGCAGCACCGCAGCTAAGCAGCGAAAATGCATTTACGCTCCACGCCGGAACCAAGGTTCAGGTACTGGAATCGATTAAAAATTGGAAACGAATTCGTTTGGCCGATGGCAAGCTCGGTTGGATCCCGGAAACTGAGTTAAAAGAATTATAG
- a CDS encoding BatD family protein, which produces MSFKYYVLAAFLWIAGSVAAQVEFTAQVSKSSLGINERLRVDFQMNQNGDNFRPPNFEGFDVVGGPNQSISNSYINGKRSFSKTFSYFLAPKQRGTLTIGQAEIQIDGEIYKTTPVQVTVTGAVDQPRDPNDPAVIAADNIHLVAEVSKTNPYLNEALTVVYKLYVAPDTGVSNWRELDSPKYADFWSQTIDQGQQQKVMNGTYQGREYRYVVLRKTVLYPQKSGKLEIEPLALDVTVEVPTNRRDIFGTRFTKTEHLTVAANKRTINVKPLPTAGRPENFSGAVGSFDFEVKTDKKSLASTEAFNLEVKVSGNGNLKLFELPNFNLPSSLEVYEPEHTERVRTNLSGMTGVIEDRYTVVPQFKGSYPIPALSFAYFDLKTESYKTLSSEEIVIEVLSGPEENSTAVASTPGGTAKQKVTGGNQLLYIKSSADFEPIDEAPFFKTTLYWALLGAPLLLIPLALLIGKRRKAYLDDTHGLRIRRADKLARKYLSDAKRNMGDQKAFYIAMEKALHNYLKAKLNIQTSEMSKERISRLLQERDVKDSDSIEFISLLESCEFARYTPTNQVGMQQDYDKAVRVVSNLDKQLR; this is translated from the coding sequence ATGAGTTTTAAATATTACGTCTTAGCTGCTTTTTTGTGGATTGCAGGTAGCGTTGCGGCTCAGGTAGAGTTTACCGCCCAAGTGAGTAAAAGTAGTTTAGGCATCAATGAACGACTTCGGGTTGATTTTCAAATGAATCAAAACGGCGATAATTTCAGACCCCCTAATTTTGAAGGCTTTGATGTTGTAGGCGGACCTAATCAGAGTATCAGTAACAGCTACATCAACGGCAAGCGATCGTTCAGTAAGACCTTTTCTTATTTTTTGGCGCCCAAGCAACGCGGCACCCTCACCATTGGTCAGGCGGAGATTCAGATTGATGGTGAAATCTATAAAACGACTCCGGTACAGGTGACCGTAACGGGAGCCGTAGATCAACCTAGAGATCCCAACGATCCGGCGGTGATCGCTGCCGATAACATTCATCTGGTTGCAGAAGTTTCCAAGACAAATCCATACCTTAATGAAGCGCTTACTGTGGTCTATAAGCTCTATGTGGCTCCGGACACCGGAGTCAGCAATTGGCGCGAACTCGACAGTCCGAAATACGCTGATTTTTGGAGCCAGACTATCGATCAGGGTCAGCAACAAAAAGTAATGAATGGCACTTATCAGGGGCGGGAATATCGCTATGTGGTGCTGCGCAAGACCGTTCTGTATCCGCAGAAGTCCGGAAAACTTGAGATTGAACCGCTCGCTTTAGATGTTACGGTTGAGGTGCCTACGAATCGCCGGGATATTTTCGGTACCCGTTTCACGAAAACAGAACATCTGACGGTAGCGGCAAACAAGCGCACTATTAATGTAAAGCCATTGCCAACAGCTGGAAGACCGGAGAATTTTTCGGGAGCGGTAGGTTCCTTCGATTTTGAGGTCAAGACGGACAAGAAAAGTTTGGCGTCTACAGAAGCGTTTAATCTGGAGGTTAAAGTGTCCGGAAACGGGAATCTGAAATTATTTGAATTGCCCAATTTTAACCTGCCCAGTTCGCTGGAAGTTTATGAGCCGGAACATACCGAGCGTGTTCGAACTAATCTCAGCGGCATGACCGGGGTTATTGAAGATCGATATACGGTAGTTCCACAATTCAAAGGGAGCTATCCCATTCCGGCCTTGTCATTCGCTTACTTTGATCTAAAGACCGAATCTTACAAAACCCTTTCTTCTGAAGAAATTGTCATCGAAGTCCTGAGCGGTCCGGAGGAGAATAGCACAGCGGTTGCATCCACACCGGGGGGTACTGCAAAGCAGAAAGTGACCGGAGGGAATCAATTGCTGTACATCAAATCAAGCGCTGATTTTGAGCCTATAGATGAAGCACCATTCTTTAAGACCACCTTGTACTGGGCACTCTTAGGAGCCCCGCTCTTGCTTATTCCGCTGGCCTTACTCATCGGGAAACGCCGCAAAGCCTATTTGGACGATACACACGGTCTACGCATACGCCGTGCCGATAAATTAGCTCGAAAATACTTGAGTGATGCCAAGCGCAATATGGGTGATCAGAAGGCCTTCTATATCGCCATGGAAAAAGCCCTGCACAACTACCTGAAAGCGAAGCTGAATATTCAGACCAGTGAAATGAGTAAAGAAAGGATCAGCCGACTCCTGCAGGAGCGCGACGTCAAAGATTCTGATTCTATCGAGTTTATCAGTTTACTGGAGAGTTGTGAGTTTGCACGCTACACGCCAACCAATCAAGTAGGTATGCAGCAGGACTACGACAAGGCTGTTCGCGTAGTGTCTAATCTGGATAAGCAATTGCGATGA
- a CDS encoding tetratricopeptide repeat protein yields the protein MKHLCYIVIFLFSGVVIAQDKELKQVQEDAKSLVVEGNDLAEAEAFVDAEAVYRKAIAYDPESVPAKYNMGSLYYKNQKFEESTQRLIQAAEVAQTKEEKHEAFHNLGNAFFKQKDFKQAVEAYKNALRNNPTDEETRYNLALAKQEEEQDGGGGDDQNEDQNQDQNDNQDGDGDQQESDDGEEQETDDEGEEKEDPNQEGEDEKDQGKPDEQKHKDGGKEEQKQQPPPPQPGQLSPQQVKNLLEAINNQEEQTQEKVNAQKVKGAQVKTEKDW from the coding sequence ATGAAACACCTATGCTACATAGTTATTTTTCTCTTTAGTGGAGTGGTTATTGCTCAGGATAAGGAGTTAAAGCAGGTACAAGAGGATGCTAAATCTTTGGTTGTAGAAGGAAATGATTTGGCGGAAGCCGAAGCTTTTGTCGATGCTGAAGCGGTGTACCGCAAAGCGATCGCCTATGACCCGGAGAGTGTTCCCGCCAAATACAATATGGGTAGTTTGTATTATAAGAATCAAAAGTTTGAAGAAAGCACCCAGCGTTTGATCCAAGCCGCTGAAGTTGCTCAAACCAAGGAAGAAAAGCATGAAGCTTTCCACAATCTGGGTAATGCGTTTTTTAAGCAGAAGGACTTTAAACAGGCAGTGGAAGCCTATAAAAATGCACTGCGTAATAATCCAACAGACGAAGAAACTCGTTATAATTTAGCGTTGGCCAAGCAGGAAGAAGAGCAGGATGGCGGTGGTGGAGATGATCAGAATGAGGATCAGAATCAAGATCAGAACGACAATCAGGACGGAGACGGAGATCAACAGGAAAGTGATGACGGTGAGGAGCAGGAGACGGATGATGAAGGAGAGGAAAAAGAAGATCCTAATCAAGAGGGAGAAGATGAGAAAGATCAGGGCAAACCTGATGAACAAAAGCATAAAGATGGGGGTAAGGAAGAGCAGAAACAGCAGCCTCCACCACCACAACCCGGTCAGTTGTCTCCTCAGCAGGTGAAAAATCTTCTAGAGGCCATCAACAATCAAGAAGAACAGACTCAAGAAAAAGTAAATGCTCAAAAAGTAAAAGGAGCACAGGTTAAAACAGAAAAAGACTGGTAG
- a CDS encoding VWA domain-containing protein, with translation MYLLEERIWFWGLLAIPVILLLFGAALVWQRKAQQRFGDQRLLQKLSPNRSVFKQTLKIIVICLALACLSVALVNPKMGTKLETVKREGVDVVFAIDVSKSMLAEDIAPNRIEKAKQLVTQIINNLAGDRVGVIAYAGSAFPQLPITTDYSSAKLFLNQMDTNMLSSQGTAIREAIELATTYYNDEEQTNRVLIIISDGEDHAGDAASIAEEASEQGIRIFTIGVGTEKGGPIPLKRNGVVQSYKKDQEGETVITKLDQETLETIANEANGQYIDGQSTSEVVETVQDLLNRMDKKEFEAKQFADFKDQFQWFLAAAILLLFVDIFLLERKTAWVKRLNLFNEKEEQE, from the coding sequence ATGTATCTCTTAGAGGAACGCATTTGGTTTTGGGGTTTACTGGCAATACCGGTCATCCTTTTGCTTTTTGGTGCCGCCTTAGTCTGGCAACGAAAAGCCCAACAGCGTTTTGGAGATCAGCGCTTGCTACAGAAACTGAGTCCGAATCGCTCTGTTTTCAAGCAGACGCTTAAAATAATAGTGATTTGCCTGGCCCTGGCCTGTCTGAGCGTTGCTTTAGTCAATCCCAAGATGGGAACCAAGCTGGAGACGGTCAAGCGGGAGGGAGTCGATGTTGTTTTTGCGATTGACGTGTCTAAGAGTATGTTGGCAGAGGACATTGCTCCCAATCGCATCGAAAAAGCTAAGCAACTGGTCACACAAATTATCAATAACCTGGCTGGTGACCGGGTGGGCGTTATTGCCTATGCCGGTAGTGCTTTTCCTCAATTGCCCATCACTACAGATTACAGCAGTGCAAAGCTCTTTCTCAATCAAATGGATACGAATATGCTATCCAGTCAGGGTACAGCGATTCGAGAAGCGATTGAATTGGCGACCACCTATTACAATGACGAAGAGCAGACCAATCGGGTTTTAATCATAATCTCTGACGGAGAAGATCATGCCGGAGATGCCGCCAGCATTGCGGAGGAGGCCAGCGAACAAGGGATACGCATTTTTACTATTGGAGTAGGAACGGAGAAAGGTGGTCCAATTCCATTGAAGCGAAATGGGGTGGTACAATCCTATAAAAAAGATCAGGAAGGAGAAACCGTAATTACCAAGTTGGATCAAGAGACGCTCGAAACGATTGCTAACGAAGCGAATGGACAATATATAGATGGTCAAAGTACCAGTGAGGTCGTAGAAACGGTACAGGATTTGCTAAATAGAATGGACAAAAAAGAGTTTGAAGCCAAGCAGTTCGCCGACTTTAAGGATCAATTTCAGTGGTTTCTGGCAGCAGCTATTCTTCTACTGTTTGTCGATATTTTTTTGCTTGAACGAAAAACGGCTTGGGTTAAACGATTGAACTTATTCAACGAAAAGGAAGAACAAGAATAA